Proteins from a genomic interval of Quercus robur chromosome 9, dhQueRobu3.1, whole genome shotgun sequence:
- the LOC126699112 gene encoding uncharacterized protein LOC126699112, whose translation MLIIEMEKITYLGLLVAVFSHNILKPYRAHDNLCTQFVVLWLWKLFTFHQWNPKICCLMWIAWLERNRRSFENTEKTLEEFKVLCQRSLFEWFVGVLLIVLLSLGLCFPDFRLLCCLFYPFLVVHHHEQFVF comes from the exons ATGCTTATCATTGAGATGGAAAAAATTACATATCTAG GACTACTTGTGGCCGTTTTTAGCCACAACATTTTAAAGCCATATAGGGCACATGACAATCTATGCACCCAGTTTGTAGTTCTATGGCTCTGGAAACTATTTACCTTTCACCAATGGAACCCAAAAATCT GTTGCTTGATGTGGATTGCTTGGTTGGAACGAAATCGTCGTTCTTTTGAGAACACTGAGAAGACTTTGGAAGAGTTTAAGGTTTTATGCCAGCGTAGTCTATTTGAGTGGTTTGTTGGGGTTTTATTGATTGTTCTTCTTTCGCTGGGTTTATGTTTTCCTGATTTCCGTCttctttgttgtttgttttatccttttcttgttgttcatcatcatgaacaatttgtattttaa